The Malus domestica chromosome 06, GDT2T_hap1 genome has a segment encoding these proteins:
- the LOC103437695 gene encoding plant UBX domain-containing protein 10-like translates to MREGIRSAAEPSCSGIVRRMVSLPRSLMGGFSRAVGHGRHLIGIGSGRRTQTLPSNFPMQNPEEPLILPEVSASFLTSFEQQYGTMHPFFYACSFMEALKMAEDEHKFLFIYLHSPEHPFTPSFCRETLSSEVVVQFLDANFVSWGAIADREEGLQMAATLRPTCFPFCAIIAPVAGDNIAVLQQMEGPITPTELVGILQQTVEEQGLAFRSSKAKKAEKIIADRRLREEQDAAYLAALQIDKEKERLKNLPPAVRPHKPAEAPNKANHERLQNHSVKQQHGKTREASTDPQDPQAARILIRFPNGERREQCFLCTDKLQAVYRYIDSLGVPGIGGNYRLVSSFPRKVYGVDQMGITLKDAGLHPRASLFLELV, encoded by the exons TATGGGAGGATTTTCGAGAGCAGTGGGGCACGGTAGACACCTCATAGGAATAGGATCAGGAAGAAGAACTCAAACCCTACCATCAAACTTTCCAATGCAGAATCCAGAAGAGCCTCTAATCCTTCCAGAAGTATCGGCTTCTTTTCTAACTAGCTTCGAGCAGCAGTATGGAACCATGCATCCGTTCTTTTATGCGTGTAGTTTTATGGAGGCCTTAAAGATGGCAGAAGATGAGCATAAGTTCTTGTTCATTTATCTCCACTCACCGGAACACCCTTTCACACCTTCTTTCTGTAGAGAGACGCTGTCTTCGGAGGTGGTGGTGCAGTTTCTTGATGCTAACTTTGTTTCCTGGGGAGCAATTGCAGATAGAGAGGAAGGTCTTCAAATGGCTGCAACTCTGCGTCCTACTTGCTTTCCATTCTGTGCTATTATAGCTCCCGTTGCTGGTGATAACATAGCAGTGTTGCAGCAG ATGGAAGGGCCAATTACCCCAACTGAGCTGGTGGGGATTCTGCAGCAGACGGTGGAGGAGCAAGGGCTGGCGTTTCGCAGTTCAAAGGCCAAGAAGGCAGAAAAAATAATAGCAGACCGCCGTCTAAGGGAAGAACAAGATGCAGCATATCTTGCAGCTCTACAAATAGACAAG GAAAAGGAGAGACTAAAGAATTTACCTCCAGCTGTTAGACCTCATAAACCAGCAGAAGCCCCAAACAAAGCAAATCATGAGAGGCTTCAGAACCATTCTGTCAAACAACAGCATGGAAAAACTAGAGAGGCTTCCACTGATCCTCAAGATCCTCAGGCTGCCCGGATACTGATAAGGTTTCCGAACGGCGAAAGACGAGAGCAATGCTTCTTGTGCACAGACAAACTGCAGGCAGTTTACAGATACATTGATTCATTGGGTGTTCCTGGAATAGGTGGAAACTACAGATTGGTATCAAGCTTCCCACGAAAAGTGTATGGAGTTGATCAAATGGGGATCACACTCAAGGATGCTGGCCTGCATCCAAGAGCAAGCCTATTTCTTGAACTTGTGTGA
- the LOC103437696 gene encoding phosphatidylinositol transfer protein CSR1 isoform X1: MELRSIRNPLRHLPVLSNCSYQIKSSQIRTFSVRSCRLDVSESHKLQLVLEVKGKLEKDYRSLPVGKNGRDDEDMILWFLKDRKFSVEDAVERLNKAIKWRQEFRVSELSQDSVKGIAETGKAYVHDFLDVNGRPVLIVDASKHLPAVHDPAENEKLCVFLIEKALSALPEGCEEILGIFDLRGFGRENTDLDFITFLFDIFYYYYPKRLGQVLFVEAPFIFKPIWLLAKPLLKSYSSLVRFCSVETVRKEYFTEATVPAKFRD, from the exons ATGGAGCTCCGCAGTATCCGTAATCCCCTGCGTCATCTTCCCGTGCTCTCAAATTGCTCCTACCAAATTAAATCCTCCCAAATTCGCACTTTCTCAGTTCGGAGCTGCCGGTTAGACGTCAGCGAATCACACAAG TTGCAGCTGGTTTTGGAAGTGAAGGGGAAGCTTGAGAAAGATTATCGAAGTCTTCCTGTAGGGAAAAATGGAAGAGATGATGAGGATATGATCCTCTGGTTTCTCAAGGACCGCAAGTTTTCGGTCGAAGATGCTGTTGAAAGATTGAATAAAGCAATT AAATGGCGTCAAGAATTCAGAGTGTCCGAATTGTCTCAAGATTCAGTGAAGGGTATAGCGGAAACTGGAAAAGCTTATGTACACGACTTTCTCGATGTTAACGGCAGGCCAGTTCTCATAGTGGATGCTTCTAAGCATCTTCCTGCT GTGCATGACCCTGCTGAGAATGAGAAGCTCTGCGTGTTTTTGATTGAGAAGGCGTTGAGTGCCCTTCCAGAAGGGTGTGAAGAAATACTCGGAATCTTCGATCTACGAGGGTTTGGTAGAGAAAATACAGATTTAGATTTCATAACATTTTTG TTTGATATTTTCTACTACTATTATCCAAAGCGATTGGGCCAAGTCCTCTTCGTGGAAGCTCCGTTTATATTCAAGCCAATTTGGCTGCTCGCCAAACCGCTGTTAAAATCGTATTCTTCGCTG GTGAGGTTTTGCTCCGTGGAGACCGTCAGGAAGGAGTACTTTACAGAAGCAACGGTGCCAGCTAAATTTAGAGACTGA
- the LOC103437696 gene encoding phosphatidylinositol transfer protein CSR1 isoform X2, whose protein sequence is MELRSIRNPLRHLPVLSNCSYQIKSSQIRTFSVRSCRLDVSESHKLVLEVKGKLEKDYRSLPVGKNGRDDEDMILWFLKDRKFSVEDAVERLNKAIKWRQEFRVSELSQDSVKGIAETGKAYVHDFLDVNGRPVLIVDASKHLPAVHDPAENEKLCVFLIEKALSALPEGCEEILGIFDLRGFGRENTDLDFITFLFDIFYYYYPKRLGQVLFVEAPFIFKPIWLLAKPLLKSYSSLVRFCSVETVRKEYFTEATVPAKFRD, encoded by the exons ATGGAGCTCCGCAGTATCCGTAATCCCCTGCGTCATCTTCCCGTGCTCTCAAATTGCTCCTACCAAATTAAATCCTCCCAAATTCGCACTTTCTCAGTTCGGAGCTGCCGGTTAGACGTCAGCGAATCACACAAG CTGGTTTTGGAAGTGAAGGGGAAGCTTGAGAAAGATTATCGAAGTCTTCCTGTAGGGAAAAATGGAAGAGATGATGAGGATATGATCCTCTGGTTTCTCAAGGACCGCAAGTTTTCGGTCGAAGATGCTGTTGAAAGATTGAATAAAGCAATT AAATGGCGTCAAGAATTCAGAGTGTCCGAATTGTCTCAAGATTCAGTGAAGGGTATAGCGGAAACTGGAAAAGCTTATGTACACGACTTTCTCGATGTTAACGGCAGGCCAGTTCTCATAGTGGATGCTTCTAAGCATCTTCCTGCT GTGCATGACCCTGCTGAGAATGAGAAGCTCTGCGTGTTTTTGATTGAGAAGGCGTTGAGTGCCCTTCCAGAAGGGTGTGAAGAAATACTCGGAATCTTCGATCTACGAGGGTTTGGTAGAGAAAATACAGATTTAGATTTCATAACATTTTTG TTTGATATTTTCTACTACTATTATCCAAAGCGATTGGGCCAAGTCCTCTTCGTGGAAGCTCCGTTTATATTCAAGCCAATTTGGCTGCTCGCCAAACCGCTGTTAAAATCGTATTCTTCGCTG GTGAGGTTTTGCTCCGTGGAGACCGTCAGGAAGGAGTACTTTACAGAAGCAACGGTGCCAGCTAAATTTAGAGACTGA
- the LOC103438120 gene encoding probable apyrase 7 has product MGSTQYKQAFKTSIMIIVIMLLFFGAYFGFNSTKGRSASASKGSYFTVVVDCGSTGTRVNVYEWLVMGVSGKELPSLLYSYPDNSTKGMVSKSCKYHCLQTEPGLDKFVGNLSGVRASLEPLITLAEHKVPSERRRETPIFVLATAGLRRLAVEDSRQVLDDIESVLKECSFLYKKSWIRVLSGKEEAYYGWVALNYKIRSFQNPSRSPTLGLLDLGGSSLQVVVQTDREREDANLLRSKFGFVEHEILAYSLSEFGLNEAFDRTVAMLSQRRESAAGVLEIRHPCLRTDVVQNYTCYGCVRQNCADRKNVIGQLPETKFPSVHLVGAPDWEQCRTLARAAAINSSTSDAEQGTRSCSDKGSEMVNLTAVAHPTARFHALSGFFAVYDKLNLSGRATLPKIWEKGQQLCSKSWSDQTGNSQNGYFAWQYCFRVPYTASLVEDALCLGDKEIVFGPPDVTWTLGAALVEGEYLWSSTSRSRTSILTLNMEVASSPIFVLVLLLFLLVVVYCSQVKLPMIGNQGAARASLPVREQKMMD; this is encoded by the exons ATGGGATCCACTCAATATAAACAGGCATTCAAAACAAGTATTATGATCATAGTTATAATGCTCTTGTTCTTTGGTGCCTATTTTGGATTTAATTCCACGAAAGGCCGTAGTGCTAGTGCATCTAAAGGGTCATACTTTACTGTGGTTGTTGATTGTGGAAGCACGGGTACCCGAGTTAACGTGTACGAGTGGCTGGTAATGGGTGTTAGTGGTAAGGAACTGCCTTCATTGTTGTACTCTTATCCGGATAATTCAACTAAGGGTATGGTTTCAAAGAGCTGTAAGTATCACTGTCTGCAAACTGAGCCTGGTTTGGATAAATTTGTTGGAAACTTGTCGGGAGTAAGAGCCTCTTTGGAACCACTAATTACATTGGCGGAACATAAGGTTCCTTCGGAAAGACGCAGAGAGACTCCTATTTTTGTTCTTGCTACTGCTGGATTAAGGAGATTGGCAGTGGAGGATTCTAGGCAGGTCTTAGATGATATCGAATCCGTCCTAAAAGAATGTTCTTTTTTGTACAAAAAGAGTTGGATTAGGGTGTTGAGTGGCAAAGAAGAAGCTTATTATGGTTGGGTTGCTCTAAATTATAAAATCCGTAGTTTTCAGAATCCTTCAAGGTCACCCACTTTGGGACTTCTCGACTTGGGAGGTTCATCGTTGCAGGTTGTAGTGCAAACTGATCGTGAAAGAGAAGATGCAAACTTGCTGAGATCAAAATTTGGCTTTGTTGAACACGAGATTTTAGCTTACTCATTGTCAGAATTCGGATTAAATGAAGCATTTGATCGGACAGTTGCTATGCTGAGCCAACGCAGAGAAAGTGCTGCAGGTGTATTAGAGATCCGACATCCTTGTCTTCGTACTGATGTGGTCCAAAACTATACGTGCTATGGTTGTGTGCGACAAAATTGTGCTGATCGGAAAAATGTCATTGGCCAATTGCCAGAAACTAAATTTCCTTCGGTGCATCTGGTTGGAGCACCGGATTGGGAGCAATGCAGAACACTTGCTAGGGCTGCTGCTATCAATTCAAGCACATCTGACGCAGAACAAGGAACAAGGTCATGTTCTGATAAGG GGAGTGAAATGGTGAATTTGACAGCCGTTGCTCACCCCACAGCCCGCTTTCACGCCTTATCTGGATTTTTCGCAGTTTATGACAAGTTGAATTTGAGTGGCCGAGCCACCTTGCCCAAGATATGGGAGAAAGGCCAGCAACTATGCTCCAAATCATGGTCCGACCAAACCGGCAACTCACAAAATGGTTATTTTGCTTGGCAATATTGTTTTCGGGTACCTTACACGGCATCACTTGTCGAGGATGCTCTGTGTCTTGGTGACAAAGAGATCGTTTTTGGTCCTCCAGACGTTACTTGGACATTAGGAGCTGCCCTGGTCGAAGGAGAGTATTTATGGTCGAGTACAAGTCGATCTCGGACCAGCATTTTGACCCTAAACATGGAGGTTGCATCCTCCCCCATTTTTGTACTTGTTttacttctttttcttctggtGGTTGTGTATTGTAGTCAAGTCAAGCTGCCCATGATCGGCAATCAAGGCGCAGCTAGGGCATCTTTGCCAGTAAGAGAACAGAAGATGATGGATTAG